In the Ornithodoros turicata isolate Travis chromosome 5, ASM3712646v1, whole genome shotgun sequence genome, TGTTCATCTGCATAGACAAGTGTTATTCAGTCCTGCTTAGTTGCAGCAAGGACACACAGGTGACCAGAAGTAACGTTCATGCAGGTGACCGTAAGTACAAGAAGTACAAAATATCCAGCTAGTGTTATTAACATATGAGACGACGGTTGATCTTGCTTGCGTCTTGCTCGTTATGGATGTCCGTTGAGTTTTTCCGGGTCTAGCTACAGGATTTGTGTGAGACCAACCACACGGCTTCATCCACAGTTATTCGCGTGCTTGCATCGATGGTGCACCACGTCATATTTTCGGCCGTGAACTTATGTTGAATTGTGCGATTATGATATGTGAAATAACAGACGCAGACAAATCATGGGGATATTCCTGCCGTCACCCTATCCCCATGGTGTGATTTGCACAACATTTCGATGGGGGGATGGGGGCGGATATATTTCTcgcaaaaagaatgaaagggaagCGCCAGCCATGCACAGTCCGATTGCTTCCGCAATGCGCTCACCAACATGAGCGTATAAAGTTGTACATAGTCCGGGATTGCATTCCATGTAGACTAAGTCAGacgtgtacaagatactcaaaaatgtatttaagaaaatgtaataaatactaacgctagattgtaattaagatagagtataagcACATGAAAATtgaagtaattaagatagagtaaaatacttcaaatggtatctgaaatacaattaagatactatttatccttgaacgcaaaaagtcactggtcaatgcggcaagtcgctgctatgtgacatgaatcacctaaaccccgcgcactacgctagccgctgctgtgtgatagaagtcatctaaacacaagtcctaaaaagatgacaaagaggtaccacataactccattaagtatatgtgacccaaaaCAAAgccaacttctagcaggtccgtGCTCGGCAAGGTCAGAATTTGGCGTTACCGCCTCAGGGCGCACATAAttgaaccctcactggccaaggattggtacacacagggcaagatctctaaatggggacttccaagaagggccaatgtccggatCAAGtacgagggactcaggaaatttccactgaacaagcaaggtaatggaaagacgagacataaaaagtttgagagggagatccaaaatatgtaattatggtattgagtagaaaataccataaaatgcattttaaatagcgtacaaatacacaaaacaaaacgtattaagtagagtaccaaaataccgctaaTTGTATTTGAaagacagtattttaaatacagtactccaaatacgtacaagtctggactGACTGTATACACACACGATATCTATACTCACTGCACGCGAATAGCATTCGTATGCAGCTTGCCAGGATGATGAAGTTGCCACAGAATTTAAAAAGTTCATCCAGTTCGCTCATGTCCACTGCTTTATCCCGTAGTTCCATGTGTCTTGTGACTCGTGGATCAACTAGCTCAGGAATCATATATCCTAAATAAAAGTTTCTAATGTCAGGCAATATTTTTTGCCAGAACGCAAGATTCCTCTTGATGGTTACAACTTGCATGTTCGTCGACGATCACACTGCGAGTTTGCAGTAGCTCCTCTTCGCAATGTTTAGCTGAGCTTGTATTTGATAGAAGTACTTGTGTGATTCTGGAAGATATAAGCTGCCGTCTTTTGATATTTTTACGCCGATGGAATGGTTGCCAGCGGTTTCTGCGATGGTCATGTAATTCTGTGCTGTTGCAGGGCATCTTATTTCGAGGATTCCGTCGTTGTCGATGAGGCGGTCATGACTCAGGAGTGGTGCATACGTAGGGTACATCagggtcgacgaaaaggccacaTTTTTTTCACTTCAACGTTCGGGTATCTCGCTTGGAATGCTGATGCTGCGTCTTCCTGGTCGATGCCGTACTGACAATCTTTGCTGCGGAACGACTTGGGATTCATTATGGCCTTCACTAAAGAAGGGTGCTTGAATGTTTTTCTATGTGGGCGACATATACTATGTATTCAGGTTGATGGTATCCTCACCTTTCTTTGTGAGTGCCATAGGTCAGACTTGTTCTGTTCTAGTGTAGACTTCTGCAGACTGTCAGCTTGCTGTCTAGTCAACTGTATGCAACGCACAAAGTCTTTAGCTTTCTCAATAAAAATTGTCCTGTCCAGATCTGGTCTCTGAGACTGTCCTCTATAGCCCTTGTCTTCAACGGTGCTTGCGAATTTGGGTGTTCTCGACATTGGAGCCTTGTCGAACCGCAACGCTCTTTTGGATTTTCGTTCGTTGCGCTTTTGTCTCGATGTTATTAGGTTCTTTAGAGCGGATGATGGACTTTTCACGACGAACTTGCGCAGATAGAAGTCGTGCCATCTTGCACCTCCCATGTTGTATGCAAGCGCTGCGACGCGACATCTGTTACCGTAACTTTTACCCTTTGCATAGTCAACGCGCTTGCCACCGACTGTACGCGCCACCATGCTCATGTAGATCTCAGCGGCATTACTTGTTGCGTCGAGGAGCAGCATATCGGATCTGTCTGCGAGTACGTCTATTGCTTTCTGGATTTCAGTCATCATGTTGGATCTTAGAAGAAGATTGCCCTTTCGCGTTCTGCTTTCAAGTTCCACAGCATCGCCACTCTTGACGGAGCAGTGCTCGCTTGGACAGCCGCTGTGGATACCAAATACGTGGTATGGGCCGTTCTTCAGTTGATGGCGCAGGCTACTGACCGCAGCAGGCGATATACTGCTGTGTTCTCTTGTGCATGCCGTCTTATTGCGGATCTGGCAAGACCTTTTAGGGCTTCGGTGTTAGCGGTAGACAATAGCTTCCTGgcgtctttgccctcacctGTGGCGAATGTTTTAGTATCCTTTGCTAGGTTATACAGCCGTTTGGTATAGTTTTTTACTATGTGATTGACGCATTCTACATTTCTCACTGAATGGCCGTAACGAACCTGTTCCTGGACTGCAACGAAAACACTGCTATCTCCGTCTCCCATCAGTGTAGTGTACCTAAGGCCGTACATTTCTTCACTTTCTTTGAATCCCTGTACAATAATGTCTCGCTCCATGGACGTTGAAGACGATTTCCAGTTGCAAGAACACGAGCGTGGTAGAGGCTCCTTATGCTCCGGCTCAGCGCGTCGACAAGTTGTGCAGAACTTGTTGCGTACTCCGATGTAGAGAATCTTGCGCGTGTAACGACCGACAATGACAGCCACCCCGCTATTCGCATTGTACCCATGGCCGAAAGATCGCTTGCTCCATCCATCCTCCATCTACAATGACTGGGATGTTCCAAAAGCCGTCGGGATCGTGACACTTCCGTTGTTTGGCAAGCTCAACCTTTTCAGCCGCGGCTCTCTTCATGGTGTCTAATGTCGCTGTTTGAAGGTTTTCCCCAACTTTGTTCTCACATTTCTGGTAGAGCTTACGCGACAGGAATGGAAGGCCGACTGATGCTGGTAGTTCTTGAGCCTGCGTGTACCCGATCCCGATGGAAAGGTATCCTCTAACAAAATCAAGATTTATGCTGTCGTTTGTGGCGGTCACTTTTTCCATCCACACGAAGTGAGTGAAACTGCAGAGATGACTTGGAACAACGATACTCCAGAGTGGCGATAAGTCCAACCCTGACTTCTTTGTTCCCAGACAACCCGAAACTTTATTCGGACGTCCTAAAAATGTCCCAACGTTCCAGATCCCAGAAGTTGCGTTCCTGGGTGTCCCTTGCCAACGCGGCTCtacttgttgtttttctttgctAAGGAAGTCCCAGAAACGTTAGTGGGAGCGCGAAGCAGCGCGAGCTCCTCTCACTCTCCCAAGTTGTTGAGAGAAAGAGGGAAAGAGCAGATGGTCTGATGGTATAGTGAGGCATCCGCGCGACAACGGACAACGGATCCCTGATGCCATTTGGTTTGATGAGTTTCCATCATCGCATTTCCGAGCAGAATACGAAGCACCGCTGCGGTCGACATTAATCTTCTCGATGATGTTTATGTTTGTGGTAATACTTCCTGGTGTTTGCTCACGTTATGAGGACGAGTACAGACGTGTGGCTTGCTGAAACTGATCTTTGAAAGTGGCGGGAAGGCAAATTTCCGTTGGCATGTTCTCCATGTTAGCAGTGCGTGTGCCGGCCTATAGCTTGTGAGGTACAGGCGAGAGCAGGATGGCGAGTAAGGTATGTAGCCGATTCCTACATTCGAATTCCTTAAATGTGAAATTATGTACTGTTGTTTGATTAGCAATGATCTGGTCGCTCTACACAACATTTTTTGTCCGACTCGGCGCGTGTATGAGCTTGTGTGCGACGGCGCTTGGTTGATAGGACAAGATTCCTGAAATGTGCAACACATAAATTGGGTATGGATTTTGCAAATATTGAGTacgtttttactttgtttccaGGCTGCTTGGCAGAATGTCAGGGTGCTTCTTCAATGATGCCACCCTTGAAGAAGTTCAGCCAGCGTTCAAGCAAGTTCAGCACGGTTGCACCGTGCACGTTGCATCACGCACGACAAGTTACTGTGGGAGTGCAACACACAGTCAAATCTGAAGGAGGACAGTGATGATGTTCGTAGGCATCGGATATTTTTTCGTATTACTTTCTGATGGGGATTTAGTGATgcaatatttattgtgtgtgcTTACAGTAGTGATCTGTGATGAAGTAGGCCAATAGCAAGCTACGATGCTTGATGCAATCCTGGTTTTATACTCTGGTAAGTGCAGTGACGTTTCTGGGAGAGGGGCGGTTGGGCTATCGCACCCCCCGAAAAAACAACATTGGTTTATGCATTGCATTTCCATTTCTCCCctccccactacgcgcttcgGCAAAGGGTCCACCCTCTTCCCTAGCCAATGGTCTGGACTCGCCACCGCCTTAGCTATTGAATTtatcactgttattatacatgTAAACTAGTTTGGGGAAATAATAAAGGACAAGCGTTGATTATGTCGGAACAAGTGAGCATTTTCTGTTGTTTGATGACCGTAATCTCTTCAACAAGGCTCCTCTCAAACAGCATCGATCAGCACATGTCCTGATCGATGCTGTTCGAAAATCTCTACCATGTTGAACGCGGTAATAACAATAAGGCTACCACCTCTGCAGAGCTGACGTGCTGTCCAGGGAAGCCCACTTTGAGTGAATGCATAACGTCCCAAAAAGGACTCCTGGAAGTCAAGTAGAAATCACAATGGACGTCCCTGTAACATTTAAGCGACATCCATCTGAGTTTCATAAAGACGTGTTTCGGACTTTTATTGAACCAAACTCGCACATCGCTCGGACGTCCTCAACATCCGCAGAGGGACGTCCCAGAGACATTCCTCGGATCATTTTGTGTTATATGGTAACTGTATCTCACCACAATATAGACAGTTTTGCTGGTGGttcaaggcaaaaaaaaaaaaagaaagaaagaaaagaaactattagtattagttaataatataaaaatatgtaTGGAATAGAAGAGGTCACCCTGTACATTGTTCGAAAATGCATTGTTGAAAGCAGAAGCTGTCCGCGGGAACAGATACAAATCTGTCGCAGGCGCCTGTTGTTTTTCCATTCTGACCTTTATGGTTACATATGCGAagtgggctttttttttttttttaaacctctTCAACCTCCTCATATCAATCATTGATGCCtttcattagtgcaaaaacagtACGGAAGAACAAGATTACTTCGTGTTCAGCCATTTTCCTGTGCACTTGAAAAACGTCCACACATTCCGTGAACTTCCCATTCCACCGTCATTCCATTATtacgtgtgtgcgcgcgtgtatGTGTCAAGAAAGAAGACCGCTTCGTTtcatcattttattttttatttatttgttttgtgttccaCTCTTCTTAAACAGGCACGCACATTCAAAATGAGGTGAGGCGCATGTCACGTGAAATCATAGCGATAGTGCGCCGCTGTGCAGCATGTACTGTGTCTCCAGCCATAGTCAGAATGTAGTGGTTGTTTCGTTCCCCAAATTCGCTATCTCCAACGCGTGGGCAGTAGAAGAGAAAGCCGGATACCAACAGAGACAGCAGACATGACCAGCGACCATGTCCCTTCCTACCTTTATTGTTGCTCATGAAGCCATATAGGTGTGATTCCAACCGGGACTGCAGCAGACAGGTACATAATACTGTGCTTTCTCTGTAATACGCCACGCATAGCTACTTGATAGATTTGTATCGCCTAATCCGCATGCTGTAAATGTGCACAATGTTATCATCACCCAAATTACCAAGAACGAAAAAATCAGACACAAGTTGGTAGCTCGGTTTTGCTCAGTTCCGTCTCCCAAATTAGCGTCCCTCATTATGTAAGCAAGTCCAAATGGATTATCACTTCAAGCCGTTCGCGAAACGGTCAGCAAAGCTGCAAAGCGATGGCAAACCAGCCGAGACGACCGGAGCAGTTGAGCCATACACGCCACATCTCGAGCACGCGCCGCCACTAAAAACAATAAAAGCATCGACAAATGTAGGAGCAAACGATACATGAATCATAGCTCAAGGTCAGGCCTCACCCCGCTTGCTCTCGACGGCTCCGAGCTTACGAGGAGGAAACCGTCATTTCCATAAAGGAGAGCAAggagcgtgaaaaaaaaaaaaaaaaacaagaagcgAAGCATAAAAGATAGCCTTTTATACACAGATTGATTTTTTTCAATCTACAGCCTTACATCTCAAGCCTAGGGGATCCCTAATATTGTTCACTTACAGTTCGCGTGTTCGAAAGAGCGATTCTCAACCGAAGCGAGCAATGGCCAATGATTGGCATGAGATTGGGTGGTGCGTGGCCAGCCAATCATCGGCCAGCCAGTGGTGGTACAATGTTGCGCCATGCTAGGCATGGCGAGCTTGGTACCTGGTTGGCCAACGTGCTTGGCACAAGCATGTTGACCAGCGAGTTGTTCGACACATTGTTCCATATACCGGTCATGGGATGTTGAAATGAAACTTTTCTATTAGGGTTAACTGCGGCACCCTCCATCTGAGCAATGACAACCAAGCATTTGTTTTTGTAGCTGTTATCTCAACAGTGTACCGATCACAGCTACGTCGCTGCGGACACATTTTCTCACCACAAACTAGAAACCTTCTCACAAGTGCTCGTGAACCTTTATTTTCATCTTTCCTGCTATCCTTTCGCTTCCTCACATCAATCAACGTGATATATTTCACCTCCGTCGGTCACATGTCGCACTAGTTATTGTAGACATGACCCTGAGTTTGGGTTTGAGAGCACATGTTAACAGGACTGGACTTCGACATCCGCGTCGTACagtatatattattatattatattatatgttccatccatATACTTCTACAGCAAAACTTATCCTTGAAACGATCACTGGCACGCGATATCACGACACAGTATCCAACCAGCGGAACATTAAATAAACTCACTCCATCTCGCACACACAGCGGGTATGCAGACGCACGTCCGCAGCTACGaagggtgcgtttttttattctatCCGAGTAACCCCGTGttacgcaccacgtgacccgagttagatgtcacgtgacctgtggGTAGGTACCCTCGTTTAGAAATTTTCGCCCATTAGAGTTACTCCTGGCTCAGCGAACATGGCGGCAGAGGCAGACGACGTTCTTGACGAGGACATGATTGTAGAAGTTGCAGCACTTGTGCTGCTTAACGCATTTGACGAAGGGGAAGATGATGACGGAGGAAGAAAAAGGCAGGCATCCAACGAAACAACAGTCGTGCTAAAGCCACCGAAATATGCTCGGGATCCGAAAGTTAAAAGACGCGGGACTCTCAGTTGACGTCGTGGGACGTCATAACCCTCTGCTACAAACCTGCTGAGCTGGGTCAGTGAGAGTAGGTACCCAGAGTAACCCTCGAGCGACGAGAGTTGAATTTTCGCCGGTAGGTTATGACATCACATCCGTCACCCTCGATTTTTCACCGAGTTACCcggtagaataaaaaaacgcacccaCAATGTTACCCAAGATTACACTGGACcggagcaaaaaataaataaataaataaaaagaaaagtagTTCGAACAAAGCAGAAGTGTAGACATCAAATGCCAGCAATGGAGATCCTTACAGTTTTCGCCATGTTGTCAGGTTCCTCGAGTAAAGTGTTCAATTCTTGGAGCTCTGAGAAGGTCGTGGCTGGCAAATGGGACAATTTTCAGGTAAATGCACAGTTACTATGCCAGGGTTGTGCTTCATTTGTAGTTCTTTCAGATTATTCAACATTTCTCTgcgtgcgtttttttttattctacccgtGTAACCCCCGGGttacgcaccacgtgacccgagtgagatgtcacgtgacctgtggGTAGGTATCCCCGTTTAGAAATTTTCGTCCATTACGAGTTACGCCCGTCTCAGCGAACATGGCGGCAGAGGCAGACGACGTTTTTGATTAGGACATGATTGTAGAAGTTGCGGCACTTATGCTGCTTGACGCATTTGACGAAGGGGAAGATGAtgacgaaggaagaaaaaaaggcatGCATCCAACGAAACAACAGTCGTGCTAAAGCCACCGAAATATGCTCGGAATCCGAATGTTAAAAGTCGCGGGACTCTCACTTGACGTCGAGCGACGAGAGTTGAATTTTCCCCGGtaggttatgacgtcacttccgtcaCCCTCGATTTTTCGCCCAGGAAGGGTTACCCCCGAgttacccgggtagaataaaaaaacgtACCCTGTGCCAGGAGATTTCCAAAGTAATTAACCAGTTACTTCTTGTTTTTTGCTCTCAGGTACAGTTCTTTCCATCCGTCAAATCCTCAAGGGCCACTTGAAACACACTCTTGCCGTGAAGTGTAGCTGGAAAAGGTCACGAGGAGAAAAACATGCATTTTCAACACTGCAGAACGTCACAAGGCTTGTCCTAGGTAAATACCTACAATGTGCTTCGATATGAGTACCTCGCATATTTTTAGTATAGCTTTTCCGGTGCTCCTCAATGTCTCTTTGTATTTGTGTCTGTAAAGGCTTTGGGTCGACACACATGAAACCAGCAAAGGTCGAACGGTGGGGCTAGAGTCGCTTGTTGGGAGCTCTAAATAACGACAACCTGTTCGGTTAgtggcgagagcccaactgatgcTTTAATGATTGTGCTCGTGAGATGGTGCCTCGTACCAGTAGCGATGTGGATGAAGGTGCTGCACTGTTACATGGCCCTCCCCTTAGCGAAGCGGTCGACAGTCATGGGCAAGCGGTGGCAAGGGGAAGGTCCCAGCGGACGTGGCGAGGTGAGCGGGTAGTAACTGACGTGGCGGGCCTGGGAGACGGTGAGCAGGGAAACTCGACGGGGGAAACCACTTCTGAGGTGGTTGCAGAAACCGACGCGGAAGAGGAAGGGGAATCTCCGGGCTCATCCAAGAATGCCGGCTTCAAACGGTCGATGGACACTGTGTCCTGGCGGTTTCCGAGCTGAAGCGTGAAGTGCTTCTGAGAGCGCTTGATGACACGGAATGGTCCATCATAGGGATGTTGCAGAGGCTTGCGGGTGCCATCATGCAGGACAAATACATGGGTGGCGGACTCAAGAAGTGGGCGCTGGAAGGAGGGTCGTGTGCAAGGTCGCGAAGGTTGAGGGCGAAGTTGGGCCATGGTGTTGCGCAAGCGGTCGACGTAGGAGGTCAGGTTAGGGAGGGGAGGTTTGGCTGGAGTCGGGAAAAAGTCACCGGGAATACGGAGCGTGGCGCCGTAAACCATTTCCGCCGGCGTGCAGCCCAAATCTTCTTTAACGGTCGCACGAAGCGACAGGAGCACGAGAGGCAGCACTTCGGTCCAGCACGATCTGCCATTGGCCTTGAGGGCGGTCTTGAGACGACGATGAAATCGCTCTACCATGCCGTTCGCCGCAGGATGGTAAGCGGTGGTTCGAGCGCGGTGAGAGCCGAGTATGGTGGTAAGGCGGGCGAAGAGGACGGACTCGAACTGCCTACCGCGGTCGGTCGTTATGGTAGCCGGGACGCCAAATCGGGCGACCCATGGCTGGACGAAGGCTGCAGCTACAGATGAGGCTGTGATGTCAGGAAGCGGGGCGACTTCAGGCCAGCGGGTGAATCTGTCTATGATGGTGAGCAGATAGCGAAAGCCTTGCGAGGGTGGAAGTGGCCCGACGATATCTATGTGAATATGAGCGAGGCGAGAGTCCGGTGCCGGGAACTTTGCAAGTGGAGATGACGTGTGCCGGGATATTTTGGAGCGCTGGCACGGCAGACAGGATTGGACCCAGCGCTTGACGTCGCGTTGCATGTTGGGCCATACGTAGCGAGCCGATACCAGCTTATGTGTAGCCCGGACGCCGGGGTGTGCCGCGCCATGGAGTTGGTCGAAAATAGCACGGCGGATCGTTTGCGGGAGAAAAGGGCGGGGAGTGCCGGTAGACACGTCACACCAGACGGTTGACGAAGCTCCAGGCAGCGCGACGTTCCTGAGGTCAAGACGTGTTGGCGAGGAGCGGTAAGAGGCCAACTCAGGATCCTGAAGCTGCAGATCGGCGATGACGTCGAGTGACAAGGCAGGGGTGGTAGCGGCGGCGATGTCTACGCGACTGAGAGCGTCGGCAACGGAGTTTTGTAGGCCGGTGAGATGGCGTATATCGGTCGAGAACTCCGACACAAAGGCAAGGTGGCGTTGCTCTCGTGTGGTGTAGTTGGCACCGGACGAACGGAAGGCATAGATGAGGGGTTTATGGTCCGTGAAGATGGTAAAGACACGGCCTTCGACAAAGTGCCGGAAGTGTTTGACGCTGAGGTATATGGCGAGCAATTCGCGTCCAAACGTACTGTAGCGTGTTTCCGCTGGGTGCAATTTGCGTGAAAAGAAACCGATGGGAGTCCAATCATCCGAGTCGTCAGACACCTTCTGCTGGAGCACGGCACCCACGGCAGTAGCCGAAGCGTCTACCACCATGCAAGTTGGGGCATCTGGGCGAGGATGGGCAAGGAGGGTGGCGTTTGCCAAAGCCTCCTTGATTCTGTCGAATGCAGTGATGGAGTCGGCAGTCCAGGCCAGTGGTTGGGACGCTGGAGACTTGGCGGTGAGGAACGGCTCCAATGGGCGAAGGATCTGAGCGCAATGCGGGATGAAGCGGCGATAAAAATTCGCTAATCCCAGGAATTTGCGGAGCTGGCTTAGAGATGTTGGCCGGGGAAACTCGGCGATTGCCTTGACTTTCGATGGGAGTGGTGTGAGGCCATCCGCAGAAATCCTATGACCCAGAAAGTCCAAGGAGGAGACGCCAAATTCGCTCTTGCTGGCGCTAATAATAATTCCGTACTCGGAGAGACGAGAGAAAAGCTTGTGTAGATGAATGATGTGCTCCTCTTCGGATTGACTGGCCACGAGGATGTCATCGATGTATGCAAAAACAAATGGCAAACCTCTGGTGACGGAATCTATGAAGCGCTGGAATGATTGGGCGGCATTCCGTAGCCCGAAGGGCATCCGTGGGAATTCAAACAAGCCAAACGGTGTTGTAATGGCTGTTTTTGGTATGTCGGCTTCCGCAACGGGTATCTGGTGGTAAGCGCGCACCAAATCAAGCTTCGGGAAAATCGTGGCGCCGTGAAGGAATGCCGTGAAGTCATGAACATGAGGGATGGGATACTGATCGGGGATGGTAACTCGATTAAGCGCTCTATAGTCCCCACATGGCCGCCAGTCACCGGTTTTCTTGGGGACCATGTGGAGAGCAGAGGCCCAGCTGCTTGATGATGGACGAATAATGCCCATTTCCAACATGTGGTCAAATTCGTCCTTCGCAATTTTCAGCTTCTCCGGCGGTAGTCTACGGGGGCGGCAGAAGACGGGAGGACCTTTTGTCTCGATGTGGTGGACCACACTGTGCGGGACAGGCTTCGACCAATCGGGTGGGCGCGTGAGTTGAGGGGACTCCCTGAGGACGGCAAGGTAGGGATTACCGTCAGCTTGGAAGACTGACACGCCCAGAGACTGATGGGACGATCGTATGCCGGAGACAGTGAGGCTGGTGGCAGAGTCAATGAGTCGGTGGTTGCGCATATCGACGAGCAGCTGATGGTTATTAAGAAAGTCTGCGCCGAGAATGGGGTGAGAGACAGCCGCAACCAAGAAGAGCCAATGGAACACACGGCGGAGACCCAGGTTCAACGTGAGGGAGCGTTGACCGTACACGGGGATCTTAGATCCGTTAACAGCGGTGAGGTGGAAGAGAGGTGGCTGTCGTCGTTCGTTTCCGCTCGCTGGCAATACGCTCACCTCTGCGCCGGTGTCCACAAGGAAGCGGCGGGCTGATGTTTTGTCCCGTATATAAAATAGGCGACTGGACTGGGAGGATGGACCATTGGTCGCCATCAATGGCCCGCGGGCGGGTTTCCCTGCTGCCAAGAACATGGTAGTAAGCAATGATGGGCCTCGGCGTCAAACTTGCGATGGTACCAGCAAATCGTCGTCGCCGGGCTTCCGTCGCGGTCTCTGCTAGTCGAGCGGCTGGGAGAATAGCGCCGTGAACTCCGACTGAAACGGCGGCGACGGTAGGGTTGACGAGTTTGCTGCGGTTGAGCATGCGATGCTGCAATTAGAGAGGCAAGCGCGCGGAACTCGCGGCAGAGGTCTTCTAATTGCGGAGAGCCAGAAGGGCTTGCCGCTGCAGACGGTGTTTGAAGAACGGGGTGTTGTAGTGCAGCGGTGGCAGCGATGGACGGGGTGGCGACCTCAACAACCGCATCTGCGAGCGTAGCCAGCTGGTCGAGTGACATGTTCGCTGCTGTTGCCAGAACCATTTGGAGGTTCTGTGGCAGACGTTGTAAAAATAATTCACGGAGAAGAACGTCCTCCATGGCAGCGGAATTGTCGCCAAGCAGCTGCCGCATTCGGCGAAGTAGCTGTATGGGGCGGCGGTCTCCCAGCTCTTCAGCGGATAGCAGTTGTTGAAGGCGGGACCGGCTGGAGGAGGCGGTGCGTTGCAGGAGGGCTTGCTTGAGCTGGTCGTAAGGTGTGGTTGGCGAGGGGTTGGCGAGGACGTCGTACACCTCATCGGCCGCAGTTGGGGTGAGGGCGGAGGTGACGTGGTAAAATTTCGTCAGTTGTGATGTTACGCCAGCGAGATGAAATTGCGCCTCCGCTTGGATAAACCACACGGCCGAGTTGCGGTCAAAAAATTGTGGGAACTTGACAGCGACTGCAGATAAGGATGGGTTCGATGGAGGCGGCGGGTGGGCTTGATGGTCGATGGACATGGCGGTTAAGGACGATGTTCGATCCTTACGTTTCTGTTCTTctgtatttagtgactctaggcagggcctcgcagcgggagtcgcgatactTCCAACAGAGgctgtttccttttttcccctGGACATCAAGAGGAACGATGCGACAAATAATAAAAGGACATagagtaaaaaaaagtaataacgGTCGCTTGACAACATAACA is a window encoding:
- the LOC135395833 gene encoding uncharacterized protein LOC135395833, whose translation is MSIDHQAHPPPPSNPSLSAVAVKFPQFFDRNSAVWFIQAEAQFHLAGVTSQLTKFYHVTSALTPTAADEVYDVLANPSPTTPYDQLKQALLQRTASSSRSRLQQLLSAEELGDRRPIQLLRRMRQLLGDNSAAMEDVLLRELFLQRLPQNLQMVLATAANMSLDQLATLADAVVEVATPSIAATAALQHPVLQTPSAAASPSGSPQLEDLCREFRALASLIAASHAQPQQTRQPYRRRRFSRSSRRYSPSRSTSRDRDGSPATTICWYHRKFDAEAHHCLLPCSWQQGNPPAGH